One Herbaspirillum rubrisubalbicans genomic window carries:
- a CDS encoding STAS domain-containing protein has translation MFKPGTSLTFTNASAVLREGLSAIAAGQASIDVSGVSVVDSSAVATLLAWRRAAAGRGAALDFGILPANLQSLADLYGVTALLQGAAAPTSATDRHH, from the coding sequence ATGTTCAAGCCCGGCACCTCGCTGACCTTCACCAATGCCAGCGCTGTCCTGCGCGAGGGCCTCTCGGCCATCGCCGCGGGTCAGGCCAGCATCGATGTCAGCGGCGTGAGCGTGGTCGACTCTTCGGCCGTGGCCACGCTGCTGGCCTGGCGTCGCGCCGCAGCCGGTCGTGGCGCCGCACTGGACTTCGGCATCCTGCCGGCCAACCTGCAAAGCCTGGCCGACCTCTACGGCGTGACCGCCCTGCTGCAAGGCGCGGCTGCACCCACCTCCGCCACCGATCGACATCACTGA